In Blastopirellula sediminis, the following proteins share a genomic window:
- a CDS encoding very short patch repair endonuclease: MLLAAAAGTFLPVARMSRSTDNFDPESRSEIMRRVRSSDTQPERIVRSLAHRLGYRFRLGRRDLPGSPDLTFPGRRKVIFVHGCFWHQHSCAKGQRPLPKQNADYWRKKLSRNQQRDRQALKSLRKLGWRTLIVWECETKRGNWPRLAQKLRKFLAD; this comes from the coding sequence ATGCTGCTCGCCGCGGCAGCTGGAACTTTTTTGCCGGTAGCGCGAATGTCCCGCTCGACCGATAATTTTGATCCCGAAAGTCGCAGCGAGATCATGCGGCGGGTCCGGTCGAGCGACACTCAGCCAGAGCGGATAGTTCGGAGTCTGGCGCATCGGTTAGGATACCGCTTTCGGCTGGGAAGAAGAGACTTGCCGGGGAGCCCTGATTTGACTTTCCCTGGCCGCCGGAAAGTAATTTTCGTACACGGCTGCTTCTGGCATCAGCACAGCTGTGCGAAAGGGCAACGTCCGTTGCCGAAACAGAACGCGGATTATTGGCGTAAGAAGTTAAGCAGGAATCAACAGCGTGATCGCCAAGCCCTAAAATCCCTGCGAAAACTGGGGTGGCGCACGCTTATCGTGTGGGAATGCGAGACAAAAAGGGGGAACTGGCCTCGATTGGCCCAAAAACTGCGTAAGTTTTTGGCCGATTGA
- a CDS encoding HEAT repeat domain-containing protein, whose amino-acid sequence MIKRLMFSVALPLAAASIVWADAADSVKALSGKGADAVAAADALARNPEDADKAVPALIAAMGSDDSELRWHAARALAEYETEAAPALAALTKGLDDPDMEVRAYSAYAIGEIGEKALPAVPALIKKITDKEAIVRRAAMGAVRKLPTDPNETLPLIAKILDESDPGVVVPALHTLAEAGKKSLPVLKKALTTERGAYWACLIAGEMGPEAESAAPNLAEVLKSHKDPDTRMQAAVALGQIGPGAKAAVGQLAASLEADDSMAVRYASAYALGMIKDSASETALESASASKDEFMHMLGEWGIARLHPEDKEAVEHAVEDLVEGMKSDNANVRAAAARCLAELDAPREMVAPVLLKALTETDPTVVVHFREAIVSLGPKATPRLAKALEIEGLRMHALSILRELGPDAKAAVPALIETLKVDDAEVQSETMMVLGGLGQSAAPATESIAKFLASPEAGLQQSALYALGTIGPSAKAAIPQITPLLDSDVEFTKVAAGWAIAHIDPTSDAAAKATIVLAAALTEGSDLVRLEAATSLGMFGKQAASAKAALTKAASDDASEAVRAAAAEALTKVQ is encoded by the coding sequence ATGATCAAACGACTGATGTTTTCCGTGGCTTTGCCGTTGGCAGCCGCTTCGATCGTCTGGGCCGACGCGGCCGATTCGGTCAAAGCGTTGTCTGGCAAAGGAGCTGATGCGGTCGCCGCCGCTGACGCCCTGGCGCGTAATCCGGAAGACGCCGATAAGGCGGTCCCGGCGTTAATCGCCGCGATGGGAAGCGACGACAGTGAGTTGCGTTGGCATGCCGCTCGAGCATTGGCCGAATACGAAACCGAAGCCGCGCCGGCCCTCGCCGCTTTGACCAAAGGCCTGGACGATCCCGACATGGAAGTTCGCGCTTACAGCGCGTATGCGATCGGCGAGATTGGCGAGAAGGCCCTGCCTGCAGTTCCCGCGCTGATCAAAAAGATCACTGACAAAGAAGCGATCGTCCGTCGCGCCGCGATGGGCGCCGTTCGCAAGCTGCCGACCGATCCGAACGAAACGTTGCCGCTGATCGCCAAGATCCTGGATGAATCGGATCCGGGCGTCGTCGTTCCCGCGCTGCACACCTTGGCCGAAGCGGGCAAAAAGTCGTTGCCGGTGCTGAAGAAGGCTTTGACCACCGAACGTGGTGCCTACTGGGCCTGCTTGATCGCTGGCGAAATGGGACCCGAAGCAGAAAGCGCCGCTCCCAACCTGGCCGAAGTTTTGAAGTCGCACAAAGACCCCGATACCCGCATGCAAGCCGCCGTCGCCTTGGGCCAGATCGGCCCCGGCGCCAAAGCGGCTGTCGGCCAATTGGCCGCGAGCCTGGAAGCGGACGACTCGATGGCGGTCCGGTACGCTTCGGCGTACGCCCTGGGCATGATCAAAGACTCCGCCTCGGAAACGGCCCTGGAGTCGGCTTCCGCGTCGAAAGATGAGTTCATGCACATGCTGGGCGAATGGGGCATCGCTCGTCTCCACCCGGAAGACAAGGAAGCGGTTGAACATGCCGTGGAAGACTTGGTCGAAGGGATGAAGAGCGACAACGCGAACGTTCGCGCCGCCGCCGCACGCTGCCTGGCCGAATTGGACGCTCCTCGCGAGATGGTCGCTCCGGTCTTGCTGAAGGCGCTCACCGAAACCGACCCGACAGTCGTCGTCCACTTCCGCGAAGCGATCGTCTCGCTCGGACCGAAGGCGACGCCGCGACTGGCGAAGGCTTTGGAGATCGAAGGTCTGCGGATGCACGCTCTGTCGATCCTTCGCGAACTCGGCCCGGACGCCAAAGCGGCTGTTCCGGCGTTGATCGAAACCTTGAAGGTTGACGATGCGGAAGTGCAAAGCGAAACGATGATGGTTCTGGGCGGCTTGGGTCAATCTGCCGCTCCGGCGACCGAATCGATCGCCAAGTTCCTGGCCAGCCCGGAAGCTGGTTTGCAGCAAAGCGCCCTGTACGCTTTGGGCACCATCGGCCCGTCCGCCAAAGCGGCGATCCCGCAGATCACTCCGCTTCTGGACAGTGACGTCGAATTCACAAAGGTCGCCGCTGGTTGGGCGATCGCTCATATCGATCCGACTAGCGACGCCGCCGCCAAAGCGACGATCGTCCTGGCCGCGGCCTTGACCGAAGGTTCCGATCTGGTCCGCCTGGAAGCGGCGACTTCGTTAGGCATGTTCGGCAAGCAGGCCGCTTCTGCCAAAGCGGCGCTGACGAAAGCGGCGAGCGACGACGCCTCGGAAGCGGTTCGCGCCGCAGCCGCTGAAGCGTTAACCAAAGTGCAGTAG
- a CDS encoding DNA cytosine methyltransferase yields MSAPAPRTFAEFFAGIGLVRLGLERAGWEVRFANDIDAAKHRQYEGHFGPDESFVLGDVHQLDASAMPDVTLATASFPCTDLSLAGGRKGLGGAQSSAFWGFHDVLKRLGGRRPPLVLLENVPGLLNSHGGADFAAVLTALNDLGYRVDPIMLDAKWFTPQSRLRLFVIAKAVDDDDAIAPEELTPSQLRPAALVDFVQRHPEIIWSCAELPDPPAASSDKLADILEKLSDDDPAWWSDERAEYLLNQMSPRHRADADAMIARRRWTYGAVFRRVRRAPDGEKRSMAEMRTDGLAGCLRTPKGGSGRQILFKAGYGRYAVRLLTPRECARLMGAGEFTIQGSNNDALFGFGDAVCASVLTWIGDNYLNRLTSECCSPRQLELFCR; encoded by the coding sequence ATGTCCGCTCCAGCGCCGCGCACCTTCGCCGAATTCTTCGCCGGCATCGGACTTGTCCGCCTTGGTCTGGAACGAGCAGGCTGGGAAGTCCGCTTCGCCAACGACATCGACGCCGCCAAGCATCGCCAATACGAAGGGCACTTTGGGCCGGATGAGTCGTTCGTCCTGGGGGACGTCCATCAGCTGGACGCTTCGGCGATGCCTGACGTGACGCTCGCCACCGCGTCGTTCCCTTGCACCGATCTGTCGCTGGCCGGGGGACGGAAAGGTCTCGGCGGCGCCCAATCGTCGGCGTTCTGGGGTTTTCACGACGTACTGAAACGTCTCGGCGGGCGTCGTCCGCCGCTGGTTTTACTGGAGAACGTCCCTGGGCTGCTCAACTCGCACGGAGGCGCCGATTTCGCCGCCGTCCTCACCGCGCTGAACGACCTTGGCTATCGCGTCGATCCGATCATGCTCGACGCCAAGTGGTTCACGCCGCAAAGCCGGCTTCGCTTGTTCGTGATCGCCAAAGCGGTCGATGACGATGATGCGATCGCTCCGGAAGAACTGACCCCGTCACAGCTTCGTCCTGCGGCGCTGGTCGACTTCGTCCAGCGCCATCCCGAAATCATCTGGAGCTGCGCCGAGTTGCCCGATCCGCCGGCCGCCAGCAGCGACAAACTGGCCGATATCCTTGAGAAGCTCTCGGACGATGATCCCGCTTGGTGGTCGGACGAGCGCGCCGAATACCTGCTCAATCAAATGAGCCCGCGTCATCGCGCCGACGCCGATGCGATGATCGCTCGCCGCCGCTGGACCTATGGCGCCGTCTTCCGCCGCGTACGACGTGCGCCGGACGGCGAGAAGCGTTCGATGGCCGAAATGCGGACCGATGGGCTGGCCGGCTGCCTTCGCACGCCCAAAGGGGGCAGCGGGCGGCAAATCCTGTTCAAAGCGGGTTACGGCCGCTACGCCGTGCGACTGCTGACGCCGCGCGAGTGCGCCCGGCTGATGGGCGCCGGCGAGTTTACGATTCAAGGATCGAACAACGACGCGTTATTTGGATTTGGGGACGCCGTCTGCGCCAGCGTGCTGACCTGGATCGGCGACAACTACCTCAACCGCCTGACGAGCGAATGCTGCTCGCCGCGGCAGCTGGAACTTTTTTGCCGGTAG